From one Lotus japonicus ecotype B-129 chromosome 3, LjGifu_v1.2 genomic stretch:
- the LOC130742390 gene encoding F-box/LRR-repeat protein At4g14103-like — protein sequence MVGLKSSPDSHKLQRHNVGDMKDMISNLPDGILHYILSLLPTKEAIRTSILAKRWKYLWTDLSIFDFENDIPMASMKEDQKQKSIHCLLDQVHGLLCHSNCVKRLSVMFFGVAVDADRVNSIIYGVAKHKIEKLKLSVLVKPPFVLPNCFSASKSLNKLHLDLGCVVDFPSGIHFPSLKTLKLSRVTFANEKSVEQLFSGCPVLEKLTLFICNWSNIKQISITTPTLKILSIFSGLGVDKLYSTVKIDAVNLLYFSFTGYLVVDFSLVNLASLVDARIECLYPLLQKIIGPRAIRLMSQLGSIKSLRLSNDTLQCLSYEKYTLHLLPLFNNLTRLHVDSGTWEFTNEALMDILQKTPKLEVLHIPMGFDPQICMDGEDWILNSVPCCFKYSLKSFSISYFDGGEAEIQLLKFLLENATVLEEIRIFCSKTLSSNLKKQAEISNQLQPVVLENCVIKFQ from the exons ATGGTTGGTTTAAAGTCATCACCTGATTCACATAAGCTCCAAAGACATAATGTGGGTGACATGAAAGATATGATCAGCAACTTACCTGATGGTATTCTTCATTACATTCTTTCTTTACTCCCTACCAAAGAGGCTATACGAACTTCCATTTTAGCGAAAAGGTGGAAGTACTTGTGGACTGACTTATCTatctttgattttgaaaatgaTATACCAATGGCCAGCATGAAAGAAGACCAAAAACAGAAATCTATACATTGCCTTTTGGATCAAGTGCATGGACTACTTTGTCATTCTAATTGTGTTAAAAGGCTCAGTGTCATGTTTTTTGGGGTTGCCGTTGATGCAGATAGAGTTAATTCTATTATATATGGTGTAGCGAAGCATAAAATCGAAAAGCTTAAGCTTTCTGTACTTGTAAAGCCTCCATTTGTTTTACCTAATTGTTTCTCAGCTTCTAAATCATTGAATAAGCTGCATTTAGATCTGGGATGTGTTGTAGATTTCCCTAGTGGCATTCATTTCCCTAGCCTGAAGACATTAAAGCTTTCGCGTGTTACCTTTGCAAATGAGAAGTCAGTTGAACAACTTTTCTCTGGGTGCCCTGTCCTGGAAAAGTTAACCTTGTTTATTTGTAATTGGTCTAACATCAAGCAGATCAGCATAACAACTCCAACATTAAAGATATTATCCATCTTTTCGGGCCTGGGAGTTGATAAGCTCTATTCTACTGTCAAGATTGATGCTGTGAACCTCTTATATTTCAGTTTCACAGGCTATCTAGTTGTGGATTTTTCCCTTGTTAACCTGGCCTCCTTAGTTGATGCACGTATTGAGTGTCTCTATCCATTATTGCAAAAAATTATTGGTCCCCGTGCAATTAGACTAATGAGTCAACTTGGTAGCATCAAATCTCTTAGACTATCAAATGATACACTTCAG TGTCTTTCCTATGAAAAATATACTCTCCATCTCCTTCCTTTGTTCAACAATTTGACTCGTCTCCATGTGGATTCGGGAACTTGGGAGTTCACTAATGAAGCGCTAATGGACATTCTCCAAAAGACACCTAAATTGGAAGTTCTTCATATTCCAATG GGATTTGACCCACAGATCTGCATGGATGGTGAAGACTGGATATTGAACTCAGTTCCTTGTTGTTTCAAATATAGTCTCAAATCATTttctatttcatattttgatggGGGTGAAGCTGAAATCCAGTTGCTGAAGTTTTTGTTAGAAAATGCTACAGTTTTAGAGGAGATCCGGATATTCTGTTCGAAAACTTTATCTTCTAATTTGAAGAAGCAGGCTGAGATCAGCAACCAGTTGCAACCTGTAGTCCTGGAAAATTGTGTCATTAAGTTTCAGTAG